From a region of the Lentimicrobiaceae bacterium genome:
- a CDS encoding queuosine precursor transporter has protein sequence MNQEGNFRYFDVIMALFVAVLLISNLASTKIVTMWMFTFDGGTILFPLSYIFGDILTEVYGYQRSRKVIWTGFGAALLMSLVLWVVQLLPAATDWPNQQAYESLLGFVPRIVLASLVAYFGGAFSNAFLMSKLKIKTKGKLLWVRTIGSTLLGEGIDTAIFCMIAFYGTMPNEILVAIIVSNYVFKSGVEILFTPLTYAIVGFLKKREHADVYDTGISYNPFRYFVKES, from the coding sequence ATGAATCAGGAAGGGAATTTTCGCTATTTTGATGTAATTATGGCACTCTTTGTGGCTGTCCTTCTTATATCAAACCTGGCTTCCACCAAGATTGTTACGATGTGGATGTTTACTTTTGACGGAGGAACTATACTATTTCCGCTCAGTTATATATTTGGTGACATCCTGACAGAAGTTTATGGTTATCAACGATCACGAAAAGTTATCTGGACCGGCTTCGGAGCTGCGCTTTTAATGTCTTTGGTTTTATGGGTAGTTCAACTGTTGCCGGCAGCCACTGACTGGCCCAATCAGCAAGCATATGAATCATTGCTTGGCTTTGTTCCCCGTATCGTACTGGCCAGCCTGGTGGCTTATTTCGGGGGCGCCTTTTCCAACGCTTTTCTTATGTCGAAGCTTAAAATCAAAACCAAAGGAAAATTACTTTGGGTTAGAACAATAGGTTCAACTCTGCTGGGAGAAGGCATTGATACAGCAATTTTCTGTATGATTGCATTTTATGGCACGATGCCCAATGAAATATTGGTGGCTATCATTGTCTCCAATTATGTATTCAAGTCGGGAGTTGAAATCCTTTTTACCCCGCTTACATACGCTATCGTAGGATTTCTTAAGAAGAGAGAACATGCTGATGTTTATGACACTGGCATCAGCTACAATCCGTTCAGATATTTTGTAAAAGAGTCCTAA
- a CDS encoding cysteine-rich CWC family protein, which translates to MSEPSKPTQKICPRCGLPFECEHSASCWCNAYTLSPANTEKLRNEFDNCLCPQCLQLYANPVKDTN; encoded by the coding sequence ATGAGTGAACCATCAAAACCCACCCAAAAAATCTGTCCACGATGCGGCTTACCCTTTGAATGTGAGCACTCTGCTTCATGTTGGTGTAATGCTTATACTCTTTCGCCTGCTAACACCGAAAAACTTAGAAATGAGTTCGATAATTGCCTGTGTCCCCAATGTCTGCAGCTATATGCAAACCCGGTAAAAGACACAAATTGA
- a CDS encoding FMN-binding protein — MKVYLFFLSILLTPALFGQQLTREGSKKLDKLISDLYPQQTINLKKLDLQASHITDTEILNADGHWFAIAENDITRGWLSVNKIWGRYHEFEYAMIIDSSFKIKNITILSYPATHGNAVTNKKWLVKFNGYSASNTPEYGREIDALAGATISGTSLSHSVKKSLLIFGKLQKSGLLK; from the coding sequence ATGAAAGTTTACCTTTTCTTTCTTTCCATTTTATTAACACCTGCACTTTTCGGGCAGCAACTCACGCGTGAAGGTTCTAAAAAACTCGATAAACTGATTTCTGACCTTTACCCACAACAAACAATAAACCTTAAAAAACTAGATTTACAGGCATCACATATCACCGATACCGAAATTTTGAATGCAGATGGTCATTGGTTTGCGATAGCAGAGAATGATATTACTCGTGGATGGCTGTCAGTTAACAAAATATGGGGCCGTTATCACGAATTCGAGTATGCTATGATAATTGACAGCTCTTTCAAGATCAAAAACATCACGATACTTAGCTATCCGGCAACACATGGTAATGCAGTAACAAACAAAAAATGGCTCGTGAAATTCAACGGATATTCTGCATCCAACACCCCGGAATATGGGCGAGAGATCGATGCGTTAGCAGGAGCAACCATTTCAGGCACAAGCCTGAGTCATTCCGTTAAAAAATCACTTCTTATTTTTGGCAAACTGCAAAAATCAGGTTTGCTTAAGTAG
- a CDS encoding glutamine--tRNA ligase/YqeY domain fusion protein, with the protein MSDNNNVSEAAGNVKTATNFIHSIVEEDIRNGKNEGRVHTRFPPEPNGYLHIGHAKSICLNFGTALKYNGKCNLRFDDTNPVKEDVEYVDSIRYDVHWLGFDWEGREYFASDYFQKIYEFAEKLILKGKAYVCDLTAEQIAEQKGTPTRPGQESPYRNRSVEENLDLFRRMKAGEFADGTHVLRAKIDMSSPNMHMRDPILYRIIHTEHHRTGNQWCIYPMYDFAHGQSDSIEGITHSICTLEFEVHRPLYDWCIRELEIFAPQQIEFARLNMTYTVMSKRKLLELVKNNFVNGWDDPRMPTISGLRRRGFTPASIRNFSDLVGVAKRENIIDVGLLEYCVREDLNKNAQRVMGVINPVKLVITDYPADKVEEMNAINNPENLEAGTRKVAFTRELYIERDDFMEEPQAKFFRLAPGREVRLKYAYIIKCESVVKDPQTGEITEIHCTHDPETLSGRSLSNRKVKGTLHWVSASKSVEAEIRLYDRLFLAESPEDVPEGEDYKSNLNPDSLKVIKGFVESSVARSKPLDKFQFERLGYFCVDSDSKPEKLVFNRTVALKDSWAKAKI; encoded by the coding sequence ATGAGCGACAACAATAATGTATCAGAAGCAGCCGGAAATGTTAAAACGGCAACCAATTTTATTCATTCCATCGTAGAAGAAGATATCAGAAATGGTAAAAATGAGGGTCGGGTTCACACCCGTTTTCCACCGGAGCCTAACGGTTATCTTCATATTGGTCATGCCAAATCCATTTGTCTGAATTTTGGTACCGCTCTGAAGTACAACGGAAAATGCAACCTTCGGTTTGATGACACCAACCCTGTAAAAGAAGATGTTGAATATGTTGACTCTATCCGTTATGATGTGCATTGGCTTGGGTTTGATTGGGAAGGACGTGAATATTTCGCATCAGACTATTTTCAGAAAATTTATGAATTTGCCGAAAAATTGATTTTAAAGGGCAAAGCATATGTTTGCGATTTAACTGCAGAACAGATTGCAGAACAGAAGGGCACTCCTACCCGACCGGGCCAGGAAAGTCCATACCGCAACCGGAGCGTTGAAGAAAATCTTGATCTTTTTCGCCGCATGAAAGCAGGTGAATTTGCCGATGGAACTCATGTACTGAGAGCCAAAATAGACATGTCGTCACCGAATATGCATATGCGTGACCCCATTTTGTACCGCATTATTCATACCGAACATCATCGTACAGGTAATCAGTGGTGTATTTATCCAATGTATGATTTTGCCCATGGCCAAAGTGATAGCATTGAAGGGATAACACACAGCATTTGTACACTCGAATTTGAGGTACACAGGCCATTATATGATTGGTGTATTCGCGAACTTGAAATTTTTGCACCACAGCAAATTGAGTTTGCCCGCCTCAATATGACTTATACTGTGATGAGTAAACGCAAGTTACTCGAATTGGTAAAAAATAATTTTGTTAACGGGTGGGATGATCCCCGGATGCCAACCATTTCAGGCCTCAGGCGCAGAGGGTTTACGCCTGCTTCTATTCGCAATTTTTCCGATCTTGTTGGCGTGGCCAAACGCGAAAATATTATAGATGTTGGCCTGCTCGAATATTGTGTTCGCGAAGATCTAAACAAAAATGCACAGCGCGTTATGGGAGTTATTAATCCTGTAAAGCTTGTTATTACTGACTATCCGGCTGATAAAGTTGAGGAAATGAATGCCATCAACAACCCTGAAAATCTGGAAGCCGGAACACGTAAAGTTGCTTTTACCCGCGAATTGTATATTGAACGCGACGACTTTATGGAAGAGCCTCAGGCAAAGTTTTTCCGTCTGGCGCCTGGCCGTGAAGTAAGGTTAAAATATGCATACATCATCAAGTGTGAATCAGTGGTGAAAGACCCGCAAACCGGAGAAATAACCGAGATACACTGTACGCATGATCCTGAAACCTTAAGTGGAAGATCGCTCAGCAATCGTAAGGTGAAAGGCACGTTGCACTGGGTTTCTGCCTCAAAATCAGTTGAAGCCGAAATCAGACTTTACGACAGGTTATTCCTCGCTGAGAGCCCCGAAGATGTGCCTGAAGGAGAAGATTACAAAAGCAACCTCAATCCCGATTCACTAAAAGTTATCAAAGGTTTTGTTGAATCATCTGTAGCCCGTTCAAAACCATTGGATAAATTCCAGTTTGAACGTTTGGGTTATTTTTGCGTTGACAGTGATTCAAAACCTGAAAAACTAGTATTTAACAGGACCGTTGCGCTGAAAGATTCGTGGGCAAAAGCTAAAATCTGA
- a CDS encoding manganese efflux pump, whose product MEPVTLLVLAFGLSFDSFAVSISSGLMLPRISFIKACIIAFSLAFFQAMMPMIGWLAGLTIRNQLAHLDHWIAFSLLALLGLKMIYESLKPEEHRSNFNPLKPAVLITMSLATSIDALIVGVSFAFLETPDTPLWMAILLPVLIIGSVTYIMSMLGILFGKKAGDKLGKRMEMLGGLILIGIGVKILAEHLWL is encoded by the coding sequence ATGGAACCTGTTACGCTGCTAGTACTCGCCTTTGGCTTATCATTCGACTCATTTGCTGTTTCAATCAGTAGTGGACTAATGTTACCGCGGATAAGTTTCATCAAAGCCTGTATCATCGCATTTTCTCTTGCATTTTTTCAGGCTATGATGCCCATGATTGGATGGTTAGCCGGTCTTACTATCCGAAACCAATTGGCTCATCTTGACCATTGGATAGCATTTAGCCTTCTTGCCTTACTGGGACTGAAAATGATATACGAGAGTTTAAAACCAGAAGAACACAGAAGCAATTTCAATCCCCTGAAGCCAGCTGTTCTGATTACTATGTCGCTGGCAACCAGCATTGATGCACTGATAGTTGGCGTGAGTTTTGCATTTCTTGAAACGCCAGATACACCTTTATGGATGGCCATCTTGTTACCCGTACTGATAATTGGTTCTGTCACTTACATCATGTCAATGCTGGGCATTTTGTTTGGAAAAAAAGCCGGAGATAAACTCGGAAAACGAATGGAAATGTTGGGAGGCCTGATTCTCATAGGAATTGGTGTAAAAATACTGGCAGAACATCTGTGGCTTTAG
- a CDS encoding MBOAT family protein, which translates to MNRLSEIFSFSEDFPLIFTQAGFWIFFALVYFGFSLVYKRKNLRNSYLLLVSLFFYYKTSGMFVGLLMFTTISNFLLGRFIFRHQSKSGKLVLVSLSVALNLFILSYFKYAYFFTDSINFIFNTHFEVVHWLAAWGNSISRAGYFTMDSIVLPIGISFFTFQTITYCVDIYRGKLEPIDSVVDFGFFVSFFPQLVAGPIVRAGNFIPQIGKDTLITKQDFDRGTFLIIKGLIKKMIFADYIAMHFLDKVFDAPLMFSGFSNVMAMIGYSLQIYGDFSGYTDIAIGLGLLMGFRLPENFNSPYKARNCGDFWKRWHISLSSFLKDYLYIPLGGNQKGSITSFILTGVILTGTTLAFGNWIVAASVAAVVVASFVSAKVFPSVSKHFITNINIMLTMLIGGLWHGASWKFVIWGGLNGLGIVAYKNWRLISPWEKSNHPLAVVWKVLLTFTFITFTRIYFRGESMEHISMWFQQVWNHMDWGSALSVLTHYRMVFVVMLIGFITHLLPVRTKDFIERTYGNSHFAVKAGSFIVAGILCYQAYSASFQPFIYFQF; encoded by the coding sequence ATGAATAGGCTCAGCGAGATATTTTCATTTTCAGAGGACTTTCCGCTCATTTTTACGCAGGCGGGGTTTTGGATTTTCTTTGCGCTGGTTTACTTTGGCTTTTCACTTGTATATAAGCGTAAGAACCTTAGAAACAGTTATTTGTTACTGGTGTCCTTGTTTTTTTATTACAAAACCAGCGGGATGTTTGTAGGATTGCTGATGTTTACAACCATCAGCAACTTTTTGTTAGGCCGATTTATTTTCAGGCATCAGTCTAAATCAGGAAAGCTGGTACTGGTTTCGTTAAGTGTTGCTCTTAATCTCTTTATTCTCAGCTACTTTAAGTATGCATATTTTTTTACCGATTCAATCAACTTCATTTTTAATACCCATTTTGAAGTTGTTCATTGGTTGGCCGCCTGGGGTAACAGCATCAGCAGAGCCGGATATTTTACCATGGACTCTATTGTATTGCCCATTGGTATCTCTTTTTTTACATTTCAAACAATTACCTATTGTGTTGATATCTACCGCGGAAAACTTGAACCCATTGATTCTGTTGTTGATTTTGGTTTCTTTGTAAGTTTCTTTCCGCAGCTGGTTGCTGGCCCGATTGTAAGAGCCGGAAATTTTATTCCTCAGATTGGGAAGGATACGCTCATCACCAAACAGGATTTTGATAGAGGAACATTCTTGATTATCAAGGGATTGATAAAGAAAATGATTTTTGCCGACTATATAGCCATGCATTTTCTGGATAAAGTGTTTGACGCCCCTTTAATGTTCTCAGGATTTAGCAATGTAATGGCGATGATCGGATATTCACTACAGATTTATGGCGATTTTTCTGGTTATACCGATATCGCTATTGGACTGGGGCTACTGATGGGCTTCCGTTTGCCTGAAAACTTCAATTCGCCTTACAAAGCCCGTAATTGTGGTGATTTCTGGAAAAGATGGCACATCTCACTGTCTTCATTTTTAAAGGATTACCTTTATATTCCATTGGGTGGTAATCAAAAAGGCAGTATCACTTCTTTTATCCTCACCGGTGTTATCCTTACTGGAACAACGCTGGCTTTTGGCAACTGGATTGTTGCGGCAAGTGTTGCTGCAGTAGTGGTTGCTTCATTTGTTTCGGCCAAAGTTTTTCCTTCTGTTAGCAAACACTTTATTACCAATATCAACATTATGCTTACTATGTTGATTGGCGGACTTTGGCATGGTGCCTCCTGGAAGTTTGTTATTTGGGGCGGCCTCAATGGGCTGGGGATTGTAGCTTATAAGAACTGGCGTTTGATAAGTCCCTGGGAAAAGTCAAATCACCCTTTGGCTGTTGTTTGGAAGGTGTTGTTGACGTTTACTTTTATCACTTTTACGCGTATTTATTTCAGGGGCGAAAGCATGGAACATATTTCAATGTGGTTTCAACAGGTATGGAATCATATGGATTGGGGCAGCGCTCTGTCTGTTTTAACTCATTACAGGATGGTTTTTGTTGTGATGTTGATTGGTTTTATTACACATTTATTGCCTGTTAGAACAAAGGACTTCATTGAACGGACATATGGAAACAGTCATTTCGCAGTAAAAGCCGGAAGCTTTATTGTAGCAGGTATATTGTGTTATCAGGCTTATTCAGCGAGCTTTCAGCCGTTTATTTATTTTCAGTTCTGA
- a CDS encoding DUF2891 domain-containing protein, with the protein MKYIIAILLMFWAGNSLAQQKLTEAKASHFSKLALKCIQQEYPNKPGEVVGSKEDIKPVREYRPAFYGCYDWHSSVHGHWMLIKLLKQYPDIPEALQIKDAIKKNITPENIAVEVNFFLDSNNKSFERTYGWAWLLKLAEELHTWDNPDGREWEAALFPLSNLICQYYLDFLPKLVYPIRVGEHSNTAFGLSFALDYARTTQNKALEALIIARARDFYLNDQNCPESWEPSGYDFLSPCLIEADLMARVLPDDEFLNWINAFLPGINTGSLKIMTETARVGDRSDGKLVHLDGLNFSRAWCLKHLAAKSGLNQEALITSAQKHLEAALPNVADGDYAGEHWLATFAVMAMDTE; encoded by the coding sequence ATGAAATACATCATTGCAATCTTATTGATGTTTTGGGCTGGCAACTCCCTTGCCCAACAAAAACTAACCGAAGCAAAAGCCTCACACTTCTCCAAACTGGCGCTGAAATGTATACAACAGGAATATCCCAATAAACCGGGAGAAGTTGTTGGCAGCAAAGAAGATATAAAACCGGTGCGCGAATACCGTCCGGCATTTTACGGGTGCTATGACTGGCATTCATCAGTACATGGTCATTGGATGCTGATAAAACTCCTGAAACAATACCCTGACATCCCTGAAGCTTTGCAAATTAAAGATGCCATCAAGAAGAACATTACCCCCGAAAATATAGCCGTAGAAGTTAATTTCTTCCTCGACAGCAATAATAAATCCTTTGAAAGAACTTACGGTTGGGCATGGTTGCTGAAGCTTGCCGAAGAGTTACATACCTGGGACAATCCAGATGGCAGGGAATGGGAAGCCGCCCTTTTTCCTCTTTCTAATCTCATTTGCCAGTATTATCTCGACTTTTTACCTAAGCTGGTTTACCCTATACGGGTGGGCGAGCATTCCAATACGGCCTTTGGACTATCATTCGCCCTCGATTATGCCCGGACAACGCAAAATAAAGCGTTGGAAGCGCTTATTATTGCCAGGGCAAGGGATTTCTATTTAAATGACCAAAACTGCCCTGAATCGTGGGAACCCAGTGGCTATGATTTTCTCTCTCCCTGCCTTATTGAGGCCGATTTAATGGCCAGGGTACTACCCGATGATGAATTTCTTAACTGGATCAATGCTTTTCTGCCCGGAATAAACACCGGTAGCCTGAAAATAATGACAGAAACAGCCAGGGTTGGCGATCGCAGCGATGGAAAATTAGTTCATCTGGATGGTCTTAACTTCTCACGCGCCTGGTGCCTGAAACATCTGGCAGCTAAATCGGGCTTGAACCAAGAAGCATTGATTACCTCAGCCCAAAAGCACCTTGAAGCTGCCCTGCCCAATGTGGCTGATGGCGATTATGCCGGAGAGCACTGGCTGGCAACTTTTGCTGTGATGGCAATGGATACTGAGTAG
- the aspS gene encoding aspartate--tRNA ligase, with product MLRSHTCGELNLSNNGQSVTLSGWVQRSRDLGGMTFVDLRDRYGLTQLVFNMETNAVLCQEARKLGREYVITVKGKVAERSNKNPKMPTGEVEIIVDYLEVLNTSKIPPFTIEDNTDGGDELRMKYRYLDLRRNNVRDNLMLRHNMGIETRNYMNDIGFIEVETPVLIKSTPEGARDFVVPSRMNEGQFYALPQSPQTFKQLLMVAGFDRYFQIVKCFRDEDLRADRQPEFTQIDCEMSFVTQEDILDTFEGLTKYLFKTVKGVEIEKLPRMTFADAMRYYGNDKPDIRFEMKFVELNELVKGHDFKVFDDAELVAGINAAGSAGYTRKQLDALTDFVKRPQVGASGLVYVRFNEDGSLKSSVDKFYSEEDLKKWAEAFDAKPGDLMLILAGTTNKTRKALSELRLEMGTQLGLRNPEVFAPLWVVDFPLLEWDDETQRYYAMHHPFTSPKPEDIPLLDTHPGNVRANAYDLVINGVEIGGGSIRIHNKDLQKKMFTILGFTDEDAQAQFGFLMNAFEYGAPPHGGIAFGFDRMCSLFGGSDSIRDYIAFPKNNSGRDVMIDSPSPIKQEQLDELRLLINTPEKK from the coding sequence ATGCTACGTTCACACACCTGCGGAGAACTCAATCTTTCAAATAACGGACAATCAGTAACTTTAAGTGGCTGGGTTCAGCGTTCGCGCGACCTGGGCGGAATGACCTTTGTTGATCTACGTGATCGTTATGGACTAACTCAGCTTGTTTTCAACATGGAAACCAATGCTGTCCTTTGCCAGGAAGCACGTAAACTTGGACGCGAATATGTTATCACTGTGAAAGGGAAAGTGGCAGAGCGTAGCAATAAAAACCCCAAAATGCCAACCGGCGAAGTTGAAATAATAGTCGACTATCTGGAAGTACTCAACACTTCAAAAATTCCGCCTTTTACTATTGAAGACAACACTGACGGAGGCGATGAACTCCGCATGAAATATCGTTACCTCGACTTAAGACGCAACAACGTACGCGACAATCTGATGCTCAGGCACAACATGGGCATTGAAACCCGAAACTACATGAATGACATCGGGTTTATTGAAGTTGAAACCCCTGTTCTTATTAAATCCACCCCTGAAGGTGCCCGCGATTTTGTAGTTCCTTCACGCATGAATGAAGGACAATTTTATGCACTGCCGCAATCACCCCAAACATTCAAGCAACTGCTGATGGTGGCAGGTTTCGACAGGTATTTTCAAATTGTGAAGTGCTTCCGCGATGAAGACCTTCGTGCTGACCGCCAGCCTGAATTTACACAAATTGACTGCGAAATGTCATTTGTAACACAGGAAGATATTCTTGACACTTTTGAAGGATTGACCAAATACTTGTTTAAAACTGTGAAAGGTGTTGAAATTGAGAAATTACCGCGCATGACATTTGCTGATGCCATGAGATATTATGGCAACGACAAACCAGATATTCGCTTCGAAATGAAGTTTGTTGAGCTGAACGAACTGGTAAAAGGTCATGACTTCAAGGTATTTGATGATGCAGAACTGGTAGCCGGTATCAATGCTGCAGGCAGCGCAGGTTATACACGCAAACAACTGGATGCACTTACTGATTTTGTAAAACGACCACAGGTAGGTGCCAGCGGATTAGTATATGTTCGTTTCAACGAAGATGGCAGTCTGAAATCATCCGTTGATAAATTCTATAGCGAAGAAGACCTGAAAAAATGGGCCGAAGCTTTTGATGCCAAACCCGGCGATTTAATGCTGATTTTGGCCGGAACAACAAATAAAACCCGGAAAGCCCTGTCTGAGCTCCGTCTGGAAATGGGAACCCAGCTTGGCCTGAGAAATCCGGAAGTATTTGCTCCACTGTGGGTTGTTGATTTTCCTTTGCTTGAGTGGGATGACGAAACACAGCGTTATTACGCCATGCACCATCCGTTTACATCACCCAAGCCTGAAGATATTCCTTTACTTGACACTCATCCGGGTAATGTGCGCGCGAATGCCTATGATTTGGTTATCAATGGTGTTGAAATCGGAGGAGGTTCTATAAGAATTCACAACAAGGACCTGCAGAAAAAAATGTTTACTATTCTTGGCTTTACTGATGAGGATGCCCAGGCACAGTTTGGCTTCCTGATGAATGCTTTTGAATATGGAGCTCCTCCTCATGGCGGAATCGCCTTTGGATTTGATCGTATGTGCTCGCTATTCGGAGGCTCAGACAGCATACGCGATTACATTGCATTCCCCAAAAACAACTCAGGCCGTGATGTGATGATTGATTCTCCTTCACCCATCAAACAGGAACAACTTGATGAACTTCGGTTATTGATCAATACACCGGAAAAAAAGTAA
- the folB gene encoding dihydroneopterin aldolase, translated as MGMISIEGMEFFSYHGCFKEEQVIGTRFIVDLFIDVDTRQAERTDDLHQTVNYLSVYQTVKKEMEQKSHLLEHVAHRIIQAVHTRFPDVIDTEVKISKLNPPLGGKIDRVCVTLSSEDIYE; from the coding sequence ATGGGAATGATTTCGATAGAAGGTATGGAGTTTTTCTCCTATCATGGCTGCTTCAAAGAAGAGCAGGTAATTGGTACAAGGTTTATTGTTGATTTGTTTATTGATGTAGACACCCGGCAGGCTGAACGCACCGATGACCTGCATCAAACAGTTAACTACCTGAGCGTGTACCAAACTGTTAAAAAAGAGATGGAGCAAAAGTCTCATCTGCTCGAGCATGTTGCCCACAGAATTATACAGGCAGTGCATACACGTTTCCCTGATGTGATTGATACAGAGGTGAAAATTTCAAAGTTAAACCCTCCTCTGGGCGGTAAAATTGATCGTGTTTGTGTTACTTTATCCAGCGAAGATATTTATGAGTGA
- the def gene encoding peptide deformylase: protein MLRKINLVIGFSLWMVCNLWAQNFSFSEKKLIFSGDTNRMMRVLVYTSPVDLETLNRKSTDINPADTCLPLLSHRMFLSMRDSANPGVGIAAPQVGVNRNVIWVQRFDKPGSPFEFYINPRILKYSILNRKGGEGCLSVPDERGLLMRSYAILIEYQNFNGDFHTEMVEDFTAIVFQHEIDHLNGILFPDRMRQQQNEFSIPLPEGVELFIKPELSSGL from the coding sequence ATGCTTAGAAAGATTAATTTGGTTATTGGTTTCAGTTTGTGGATGGTTTGTAATCTGTGGGCTCAAAATTTTAGTTTTTCGGAAAAGAAACTGATATTCTCAGGCGATACAAACAGAATGATGCGTGTGCTGGTTTATACTTCACCTGTTGATTTGGAGACTTTAAACAGGAAAAGCACCGATATCAATCCGGCAGATACGTGTTTACCTCTGCTCTCTCACAGAATGTTTCTTTCGATGCGCGACAGTGCAAATCCGGGAGTCGGTATTGCAGCTCCGCAGGTTGGTGTAAACCGAAATGTTATTTGGGTGCAAAGATTTGATAAGCCGGGTTCTCCTTTTGAGTTTTACATCAATCCCAGGATTCTGAAATATTCAATACTTAACCGAAAAGGAGGCGAGGGGTGTCTTTCTGTTCCCGATGAAAGGGGGTTATTGATGAGGAGTTATGCTATATTAATTGAATATCAGAATTTTAATGGTGATTTTCATACCGAAATGGTGGAAGACTTTACGGCCATTGTTTTTCAGCATGAAATAGATCACCTCAATGGCATTTTATTTCCTGATCGTATGCGACAGCAACAAAATGAATTTTCCATTCCGCTACCGGAGGGCGTTGAGTTGTTTATCAAGCCTGAACTTTCTTCCGGATTGTAA
- a CDS encoding lipase has protein sequence MNPRKIVLFIFFTLSILLAVTFLSKSYIREGEGRESGFELGKLFIKYPTVSEFLLTNKPEVNTRADSVISIIEKSIPVEEFVPSIPDFSSIDTSEVLRIQYPGNKSDFTARLKSQLESGTCRILHYGDSQLEGDRISGYLRNRLQGIYGGNGPGFIPVKQVYNQVSADVICSDNWLRFAVFDPTQPKLAHKEYGLYASLSRFTPFDHTTVDSLTIQSLPPVKADIQINPSAKSYARLKSFSKIGLHYGNAVYPVSIKVFNNGQLIKEGNLIADNNYHCYEIITDGRSGEIHIELESICSPDFYGLTLDGNSGISLDNIAMRGSSGTVFSGMKAGIFSRMAGLLNPEIIIFQYGGNTVPYVKDSVAIDNYARYLMGHINWVRRFMPDASIIFIGPTDMSTMENGEMVTYQLLPYLNDKLRSTCLKNGIAYWSMYEAMGGKNSMPFWVEQKLAANDYTHFSPQGTKIISELFFTALYLDLAQ, from the coding sequence ATGAACCCTAGAAAAATTGTTTTATTTATCTTTTTTACGCTCAGTATTTTGCTGGCAGTTACCTTTTTAAGTAAATCTTATATACGCGAAGGTGAAGGTAGAGAAAGCGGTTTTGAGTTGGGAAAACTTTTCATAAAATATCCTACCGTCAGCGAATTTCTGTTAACCAACAAGCCTGAGGTTAATACAAGGGCTGATAGTGTTATTTCTATCATAGAGAAGTCAATTCCCGTGGAAGAGTTTGTTCCATCAATTCCCGACTTTTCCTCCATTGACACATCAGAAGTTCTCAGAATTCAGTATCCTGGCAATAAAAGTGACTTTACTGCAAGGCTTAAATCTCAATTAGAAAGTGGAACATGCCGCATTTTGCATTATGGTGATTCTCAGTTGGAAGGAGATAGAATTTCGGGATATCTCAGAAACCGGCTGCAAGGCATTTATGGCGGAAATGGGCCTGGATTTATTCCTGTTAAACAAGTTTACAATCAGGTTTCTGCTGATGTAATTTGTAGTGATAACTGGTTAAGATTTGCAGTTTTTGACCCTACTCAGCCTAAATTGGCGCATAAGGAATATGGACTCTACGCCTCTCTCTCTCGCTTTACGCCTTTTGACCATACAACGGTTGACAGTCTGACTATACAATCACTTCCTCCGGTAAAAGCGGACATTCAGATAAATCCATCTGCAAAATCATATGCCAGACTCAAATCCTTCAGTAAAATCGGTTTACATTATGGAAACGCTGTTTATCCGGTTAGTATTAAAGTATTTAACAACGGGCAATTAATAAAGGAAGGCAACCTGATAGCCGATAATAATTACCATTGTTATGAAATTATAACCGATGGACGTTCCGGTGAAATCCATATAGAGCTGGAAAGCATTTGCAGCCCTGATTTTTATGGTCTTACCCTTGATGGTAATTCAGGAATTAGTCTTGATAATATTGCCATGCGAGGTTCTTCAGGTACTGTTTTTAGTGGAATGAAAGCTGGTATTTTTTCCAGGATGGCAGGTTTGCTGAACCCTGAAATTATAATATTTCAGTATGGAGGCAATACTGTTCCTTATGTTAAAGATTCTGTGGCTATTGATAATTACGCCAGATATCTGATGGGGCATATTAACTGGGTACGCCGTTTTATGCCGGATGCCAGTATTATTTTTATTGGTCCCACAGATATGAGTACAATGGAAAACGGTGAAATGGTGACCTACCAACTCTTGCCTTATCTGAACGATAAATTGCGCAGCACATGTTTAAAGAATGGAATTGCTTACTGGAGTATGTATGAGGCTATGGGCGGAAAGAACTCAATGCCATTCTGGGTTGAACAAAAGCTGGCGGCAAATGATTATACGCATTTTTCACCCCAGGGAACGAAAATTATTTCTGAGCTGTTTTTTACAGCATTATACCTTGATTTAGCCCAATGA